The genomic window GAGGGGGACACACTCAGGCAAGTCACAGATAAGCCTTAAATCCCCTTTCCAAGGGTTTTGATCTCAGTAACATTGTGAACTGTGGGAATGATCTTAGCAACATTGTGAACATTTGTTAGAAACAGTTTCCTTGAAGAAAAGTATTTCCATCTTCTCACTTGCCAGTCCTTCAGCTTTGCAAAGGAAGACCCTTATCTACTTTCCATCCCTGAATGAGCCATGTGTTATCGGGCAAGttttgccatatttttaaaaaccgtACTCGTTGCTAGTTCTTGTTTAATGAGAACTCCCAAAAACCTCTTAGGAAAGCtgagctgcccctgcccccgacCAGTCCACCCTGAGGATGCTGAGAATAGTGCTTTTACTTATAACTACAGAAGAGCTACCATTTTGCAATAAAATTGTGTGTAATTTGTGAATACAtctttaaaggaggaaaaaaaaaaaccctccaccGTAGGTCTTATGTGCTTCAGCTATGAATTAAGACCTAAGAGGTGCAGTGCAGGCTGGAGTGACGTCTAAAGCAGGCACTCTGAGGATCCTGAGAGCTCTTGCTCTTTGCTCTGCTGCACTGGGCTTCATGGAGCTCCTGACACCCAGCCATGGAGTTCAAATCGGGAGACAACCCCAGCTGAGATGCCAGGCCGGAGTACAGAGCACCGTAGGAGACTAGACGTACCTTGGTGTTTCCGACACCCATACGTGCCTGCAGGTGGGTGGGGCTCCTGTAGGGGGTGGTACCTAAGTGCTCACAAGGGCCCATTTTTTGCAGGCCCGGAGGACCAGCTGGCACCCAGCTGCCACAGGACTCGTCTGCCTTGTACCTGGCCTGCAGAGAGCCTCTTCAAGGGCGTCCAGGCCTCCTAAGGATGGCTGCAAgggttgggaggtttttttttaagatttatttattcatttgagagcgagcaagtgagagcatgagcaaggggtgagggtcagaggagggggagaagcagactccgcactgagcggggaggctgatgcggggcttgagcccaggaccccgagatcatgacctgagccgaaggcagacgcttcaccaactgagccacccaggcgccccaagtgttgGAAGATTCTTGGTGTGGAGCAGAAGTTGGCCTGTCGTCCTGTCCCCAGGGGTCACAGATGGAGCTAATCACTTTCAGATGGCAGCCCCAGCACCTGGGCGCCCCTACTTAGGGAACACAGGAATCCCTGACTTAAGTTGGCAAGTTCAGCCTTGGTAGATGAGGCAGTACGGGGCAGAGCGGAAATTGCACAAGGCTGGGGACAGACCTGGAAAGTCCTGTCTCGGGACTTGAGCACCTTCAATTAATGGGGGGAGTGGGGACGCTGGCAAAGAGGGTTTGAACTTTCTCTAAAGTAGCTGGCTTGTCCTCAGTCCTGGAGAGAGGGTTGGTGTTAAGGATTCACCAAGAGAGGAGAGGCCAGGTGGAGTGCGCTCGAGTGAGGACTTCACTGTACCAGTTCTGGTTTCAGGCTGAGCCCGGCCTTGCTCGGGTGCAGAATGTCAGCAGGAAGTCCTGTTTTCCCACTGCCTTAATTTCCTTCCTATGTTAATTTTAGGAGAAAACACTTGCTAAAAAGAAGTCCAGCTCTTCCTGCATTTTCATCTGTGGAACTGTGGCGTATAACCCATCACCTAATCCAGTGTAActatgtgtgtgttggtggggggaACCAGCCCTGAAGGTCAAACTGTCTGACGCAGATGACCCGCCAGTACGTCTGGGGTGTCGTAAACCTGACACCCAAGCTGTTGAACAGCCTTTATCCCAAGCTCAAACTTTCCAGAGTTAccaaataaactagaaaaaaaaaaaataaagatttgcaAGTGATAGGTCACATGATAAAATGTAGGCTTTATTTCATATTCAGTAGGTCAATTCAAGTTCTTGTCTCTtacatggggggagggaggctgggctgtGGTCAGCCGTGGCCTCTTCAGGTTACAAGTCCAAAGGTGGCCCACACGTGGTGAGTGAATTGGCGTCCCTGTGAACAGGGAAAATCTTGTCTCTCCCTGACCAGACACGGGGTTATGAAAGAATTTAACTCGGCTCCAATGTGAGAACATgtaccaaaaattttaaagccttaacttggcattttttttttttttaaatcaaaaatcgagagagagagagagagcacaagtaggggaagcagcaaggagagagaggagaagcaggctccctgcaaagcagggTGAGcgcaatgcgggactcgatcccaggaccctgagatcatgacctgagccgaaggcagacgcttaacccactgagccacccaagcaccccttaacttggcatttttaaaagactaaaggtGACCCTCTGTAAGGCACTCCTATGTCATAAGGCTGTTCCTTCTACATCTTCCATATGAACACACTGCAAGCTGTTCTTCTAAAGTGTCTGTGGTCATGTCGCCACTGTGACACACACACCAATTCACACGGGCTGGAATCCATCTTCCTTCCCAGTGACCAGGGCGGTCCAGCCTGGCACTGCCATAGAGGGTGCTCATCATCAGAGGACACCTGGGACCAGCCGCTTCACACTGACCTTGTTTGACCTACAACTGTGACCAGCTATTGCCACGGACTGAACAATAAAAATGCATACTGTTTTTGTTAAGATTTGTGATAAAGGGATAGGCAGTTATTCCATTTTTTGGTGTCCTTCCCAGGTTTTAAAATAAGCCATGtcctatatttttctattatctaaGATTCACAAGTAAAAACATCATAAAAAACATACATATCCTTGAAAATTCTAGCATTTCTGTGTCCAATACTTACACTTCTTTGGCAGTGCAGACTCTGCTAGCTGGCCACTCTGGCATGTGGCGTCCATGGAGACTTAAGCATGTCCTATGGCTTTTAAATGATTCTCTGGAATAAAGTGAGAGACTGATTCATGCATAAAttttaacagacacttcaccGTGGGAAACAAGGGCTCAAATTCCAAAACCAACGGCCTCATTCTGATTTGACTCTCATGATGATGTGTGATTGGGGGCAAATCTAGCGGTGACTGAAGTTCAGGAGCAGAAGTGGTACAAGGCAGGCTGAGATCGATACCAACTGAGAGACGGCCAAGGAATTACAGGACCAGCCAAAGCAACGGACAAACTGTGAGGCCGTCGGTCCTGGTCTGCTGCAGTGGCCTCGGATGGAGACCCCACACCACAGGCAGAGAGGTCACCTGGTTGAGAATGTTCCGTGTGCAGGCCACCTCTCCACCGGACATTCTCTGTGCCTGAGAGTGCCACTGATTTCAACTGAAAATTCTTGAAGCCAGTGAACACTCTCTGTGCAAAGAAACAGGTTTTCAGCAGGTGCAAACCAAATGCTCCCCAGGTTGCGGCAGGGCCCTTGAACTCCCTGAGTTAGAGCAGGAGTTTCTGAGGTGTGGGTGCTGTGGATCTCACTCACACAGCTGTCTGCAAGGCACTTCTGTCAAGGTCAgcaagttggggggggtggttaaAAGTTCATCTTCCACCGCAGGTAACAGATGGATTGCTATCAGGTCCAAAATGACAACGGCACTCAACAGATGGGTGTCTGTTCAAAACTCAACTCTTAGAAACTTCTACATCCCGAAAGTCCACAGGTGCAAAGTGCAAACCCCAAAGAGGGATTCAAAGTGCTTCCGGAAGGCAAGACCCTCGCTTGCTGAGCTCGCAGCGGCCTCTCACCCCACTTGAGTAAGAGGTCAGTGAAAATCCAACCGTGACTGCACAGTCTTGCAGCCCTTGTCTGAGTAGATTTTCTcgcttttggggaaaaaagtcatttcCTCTGCTACTCTGGTGACAATGTCCTCATCGATGGCAGAGCCGCGGGCCCTCATCTCTGCCCGCACACACATCTTCACATGTCTGTactccagggggaggaaggggataaAGTAATCGATGAGGTTTCTGTCTATCAGTCCGCTGTGCCACAGGCCACCTGCAAAGCAAGACACAGCTGGGTCTTCCCATCACTGTCCCTGTCACCTAGGCAAGCTCACTGCACTTACAGGGCCCATTCTGATCCCAACCCACAGTACACCCTTCATGTCTCTACcccttgagattctctttttatCAAGCGTGTAACAAGCCTGATAAAAGGACTGCTCGGTTACCCCTGCTAACTGGCTTCTGTTATGGAATGCCTGAAGAGTAAGTCCCTACTTCAGCGAAGCCAAGGGACCCACGGATTCAGTGGCTTTGTGGAAGCTTTAAAGGAGGGGACTCCGCTAGCAGGGTTAGGGGGCTCCTCAGCCTGGGAGACTCACTGTGTTTATTGTTGAAGACTCCGACAGAAAGCACGGGTTCGAGATCCTTCAGCTGAatgtcttccctctttcttcccgcCCGCCAAAAGTCAAGGGCAATCTTAGTTATGAGGTCCCCGCCAGCATTGCTGTATTTGCCAAAGAAGCAGAGTAAAAATTAGTTAGATTCTGTGTCTAATCGGGGATCACACCTGTTCtgaggtttcttctttttttttttttttaagattttatttatttatttaattgacagagagagtgagagagggaatgaacacaagcaggggaagtgggagagggagaagcaggcttcctgctgagcagggagccggatgtggggctcgatcccaggagcctggggatcatgacctgcgctgaaggcagtcgctcaaccaacggagccacccaggcgcccctgaggttTCTTCTTAACTGGGGAATATTTACTAAGTGCTCCTGGACAAGGACAAAATAAGCGTCTGCCCTCACGGAGCTTGAAATCTGCTTTTACAAAACCTGCCACACGATGCTGGCTTTTGACACCCTTCGGAGGCATGTGCAGGTAACAAAATTGCCTGTTATCAGCAATATCTAATTCATTTTCTCCAGCTCTCACACTCCTTGCCATGCCAACTGGAGCAACcccaaagtaaaagaaagaagtcaacaatcttaacattaaaaaaaaaaaaaagtcaacaatcCACTTATGCCAGGCACCTTTGTCCCTGGGCAACAGAGTGCTAACGGTTGCCAGGACCTCCTTCTAGCACCGGGAGAATGAGTGGCTTGTGTGCCCCTGAGAAAACACCTCCCGCTGACCTGAGAAAGATGAAGATGGCCTTCCGGTAAGACACGCCATCGACCTCCTCGTAGTAGTCTAGAAATGGCTTGATTGCATCGATGACCCCGGGATGCAATTTGTCCATCTCGTCAAATATGAACACAGAGCTCGCACACGCACTCACGTTACCCCGAATCCATCCTTGTAACTGGTCCTAGACCACACATAAAAGAAAGAGGATGCAAAGGCTCACAGGGGTGCCTCAAACTGTACCAAGGGGAACAGAAGCGCGGCACAGTTCCTCGTGCTCTGCCAGACGATAAATCGGGGCTCTCTGGGCCTTTGCAAAGAACTCTTGGAAACCGCATCCTAATCTCCATCCACTGGGTAACAGCTTCTCCATAACTTTATAAAAAGTGAAAACTGACAGGTGCTCAAATGCAAAGAAAGTTTTTTCCCTAACTCAAATGATGTGCTAAATGTGAGTTTTTAAAGGTGGTAAGAGAAGCAAGATATGTGAATATTGATCGGTTCACTGTTAACCAGGCCATCATTTCAGCTCACCGTGGCCTGAGATCTCAAGTTAATTTTAGCAGACATACGGAGGAATAAGAAACTGGACTCAGGCTTGCACAGTCCCCAGCCAGCGCCCGGACAATGCAGTGAACACGAGAACTAGTATTTCATGGAAAGCATTGTTCCTATGCTTTCCCAAGACAAAGACACCCAAGCAACAAGCCCTCCACCCCAAAACGTGAACGGCTCCAGAGGCCCCCTCATCTAATTACTGTATTTCTAGAGATTCatgaaagaatttggaaaaacaaCTTATTCCTTCTCTTCAGCAATTTCCCGGCTGTTTGTGTGGCAAATAGCCACTTTTACTTCCTTGTTCAGTTcagtttctgtttcttatttagGTCCCCACCTAACAGTAGgactattaatttttataaggaCAATGGCCATTGAAATAAGAACCCCACTAGACAACTTAATATAAATGTAGACAGAATATGTCAAAAGGAGGAACGGTCTTAAGATTGGGTTCTTCGAGGCTTTCATTTGAAGAAAGCAACGCCTAGGATTTGGATgtgaagaacaaaggaaataaaagctaccgaggggaaaaaaatcctctaGCCTACAGTGCTAACTGCTGAGTGTTAACTGCAGACGCTGCATCATAGGTGGGGGGGACAAGTGTGCCTTAACTCAGCAGGGGCCCAGGGCTACTGCAGTgcaaggagaagcagcagaggccAGAGTTAGTGAGCAGGTCACCCAGACCAGTCCGAGTGGCTGGTGGACACGGTAACAGCATTCTCTTGCCTGGTACAGTTTTATCTGCTGCTCGTGAGGGAAGTGCAGAGTCGAGACAAACAGGTGGACAAAGTTACTCTTCAGGCCTTTTGAGTGAAGATTTTCAGCCACAATTTGGCTGACAAAATTCTTGCCCGTGCCAGCCCAGCCATGTAAGGAAAGAGTCAGCGGTTTCTtgggatttttgttgttcttgaaGCCAGTCAGCGCCTTGAGAATCACCTCTGTGGCCAGATGCTGCCCGAACAGCTTCTCCTCTAATTCCAGCTTGAGGGCTGCAGGAGCCAGCcggagaacagagagaaaaatacatattaaacagGCACCAGAAAAGCAGCACTTTCCCCACCTGGCCAAAGCGAGAGGCAATATTAGCAAGCGGTCCAGCAGGGTATCTGCCAAACCCCAGGGCTGGCCCGGAGGCAGAACCTCGGGGTGCAGAGTCACACGATGCCATTTCCAAGGATATGCACTAGACGGATGTCCTCCTTAATACTCCAGTGTCTGATAAGGAAGCTAAACGTGTTCGTTCATCCAAGGATTAGCCCTCTCTTGACTGAGCTGCATGCTATTCCCCAGCCACCCCTGCTGGCTTGTAAGAAAACCAAGAGCCAAATGTGGGCTTTCTGGGTGGCTGTTGCACATAGAAAACTACTTAATAGGACTGACATGGTGCAAAGGGCTGGACACGCTGCTTTCGGTTTCTTCTTACTGTACTCGCAGGGAGTCCGAGGCATTTAAAAAGGAGCTTGAGCAGAGCCCCACGATCTGGAGCATGGGTCTCAGAGGGCACGGCTTCCAGGGCTGGAGTCCGGACCGAGGCCCCGTCCGTGCTCCCTCCCGCCCCAGCTCAGGGTGAGCGCCGCGCCCCTCGCGGGCCGACCCGCCCTACCCGACGCGTTGAGCCGCTGCTCCTCGCGGCAGCACTCGGCGAAGCGGCAGTACAGGTCCGTGTAGGACAGGTAGCCGGTGAGCGCCGACGCGGCCCCGATGGCGATGCCCACGCTGATGGGCTCGAACGCCGCCACCCCGTGGACAGCTAGCAACAGCCCCAGCGCCGCCCCACGTCCTAGGCGACCACCCCGCCACATCGCCCCACTCGCAGCCCGCCAACCTCCGCGTCGCGTAGCCCGCCCACCGAGAGAGCTGAACCGGACTTCCGGCTTCGTTACTTCCGCCCCGCAGGCCCACCCACCCCCTCGGAACGGCCATATTGCCGGAGGCGGGGCTCTGTGTCGCCATCTTTGTGCGTGGCGCGAGAGCTGTCCAGTGCCTCGGCCTTCACGAACCCCACGCCGGCTTCTTAGCGTTCTGTGTCCTAGACCTTTTCCGAACCCCCACACTTGGCTTTGTCATCCCTTCCCCTGGAGCTGTAGTGAGCCTCTCCCGTGtctgcccacctgcctgccttcctgagACAGCTGCTCTGCGCTCTGGGGGCCCCCGGCCAACCGAACACTGGGGAGGCACCAAGACGGCGGTGCCCTGGCGCACAGTCAAACCCGAAGCCCGTTGCGTCCTTCCGCATGCTGCAAGGCCGGCCACTTGTCGGGTGCTGGGAAGACAGCAGTGAAGGAGCGGGAGTTGGCTCTGGCCGTCCGGAGCCTCCAGGCTCTGGGAAAGGCGGACGGTGGCAAGGGCCCCACACTGAGCGGCGGGAGAGGCCCAGGGGCCGCGGAGCAGGGAAGGCTTCCGTCTAAACTGAGAATTCAAGGAGTTACTCAAGCAAGAAGTGAGGAGTGGAACGTTTACACAGAGAACAGAAAGTGCAGTTTGGGGAAGTATTTCACATGCTGGAGGCTGGTGAGAATGAGGATGCAGAGCTAGGGGAGACTGGAATGGGAAGGCCTGCAAGTGCTCTAAGGGGTCTGTCCTCTATTCTGGGGGCCATAGGGAGCCACAGAAGGTTTCACACAGGGAGCGGCATGGGCAGAACAAAGATCACTCTGTCTGTTGGGTTCAGTGAGGGGAACGGTCCAGGTAACCTGAAACTGGTTGAGTTTACCCATCAGCTAACtgttcaacagatatttaatGAACACTGGCTCTGTGTCAGATCCAGTGCCGTATGCTGGGGATACAGAAGGAGCAGGGCAAACGGAgaccctgccctcacagagctctCAGTCTGGGGTGAGGGAGACAGACGGGCAGCAGATGGGTTGTATCCAGTGTAGTCAGTGCTGTGATGTGGGATGCACAGAGGAGGCACCTTACCCAATCTGCAGGTTGGGGAAGGCTctcctccatgcctcagtttagACCTGAACAATGAGTAAAATTGCTATGGGCTTAGATTCCATTGAGTATGCCAGAAGAGCAAAGTAACTATCATCTTAAAATGTTGGTGCAATAGACAGGAAATCGGGTGTTTTGTAACCATTTAAGCTTATGATGAAAATTTTCAGTGTCGATCTAAAAATGCACAGAGGGGATGTATGAGCAAAAAAACACGTGAAGACCCCTCCCGGAAATCGTACCCTGCTTAGTAGGCATTGACTCTTCATCCTCTGTGTTAACTCTGCATTTACTTTAAGTAGTTGGTGCCTCCCCCCTTCTAGGAAAGGACTTATGTATGGATCCGGAGCTTGGTTCTCTAGCCAGATGGCCTCCTTCCTCTCCACCATCAGCCTCTTTGTTGCCACATCTTCCCTGTCTCCCCACTCTACAGTACTGACCTGCCCTGAGGCTCTCTTCTagacccctttctctctctctctcctctctccctgggtgAAAGGCCCCAACTTTCTCCCTCAAGACCCTGCATCTGGCTGCACACTGGACATCTCCATTTGGCTATTCTCCAGACATCTCAGCACCCATACAGTCAAACAGAAGCCTTGATTGTTTTCTGCAAACATGTCCCTCCCCCGTGGTCCTTATCTCAGGAAGCGGACCCACCTTCCACCAGTTGCTTAGACCCAAAGCTAGTGGTTGTCCtggattctttttctcccccagccTCCACTTCCAATCCATCAGCAGGTTGCTGACCCCATGTCCAAAACCTCTCCAAAGCTCTTCAGTCACCATTTCCATCTCCTTGGGCCACCCCCAGTCCAAGCCTCCATCATGGATGGCCACAGTAGCCCCATAGGGGGTCCCCTGCTTCTGCACTCATCCTCCCTGATCTGTACTCCCCCTGGGAGAGACAGGTGGTGTTTTCACAACAGATGGGATCATGTCACTCCTGCGTTCAACCTGTCTAAGGCTCCCAAAAACCCTTAAGAAAAAATCCACCCTTTTTAGTCTGACCTCAAAGCCCTACTTGATGTgcccctgccttcctctcagACCTTCACATCCCACATACTCCCTCGTTCTCAAACCCACAGCTCCGTCTCTCTCCTGAGCATCCTGGTCTCTCTGCCTGGACTCTTGCTTCAGAGTCCCAGCTGGCAAAGAACTTTCAGGCCTCAGCTTGAAGCCCACCTGCCCTATCTAAAGtaaccccacctccaccccccatgGGCCACTGTCCCTATCACCCTGTGTGTGTCCTTGTCGATTGTCTGTCTCTCGCACTGGACTGAGAGCTTCCGGAGGGAACTTATCTGTTGGGTCCTGTTTCTCTAATTCTCAGAAATGTGCCAcatacacagtaggtgctcaataaatacgtTTAACGTTCAAGGATAGCATACTCTCCAATAAGGTGAACTCTGATCTGAGGGCCAGGGATGACACTATGGACTAAATGTTCtcatccccccaaattcatatcctTAATTTGATGGTATTCCGAGGAGGGGCCTTTGGAAAGTAGCTGGGTCAGGAGGATGGAGCCCTTAACATTAAGATGTTAATAactggggaaactgggtgagggCTATATGGAAACCCTTTGTACTATCTGCagattttctgtaaatctaaagtaaaaggtttcttttgttaaaaaaaaaaagtaattttggggacgcctgggtggctcagtcggttaagcgtctgccttcagctcaggtcatgatcccagtgccctgggatcgagtcccgcatcaggctccttgctcagcagggagcctgcttctccctctgcctgcagctccccctgcttgtacccttgctctctctcgctcactctctctcgcccacgctctctctctaacaaataaataaaatctaaaaaaaaaaagtaattttgtct from Zalophus californianus isolate mZalCal1 chromosome 13, mZalCal1.pri.v2, whole genome shotgun sequence includes these protein-coding regions:
- the TOR1B gene encoding torsin-1B; amino-acid sequence: MWRGGRLGRGAALGLLLAVHGVAAFEPISVGIAIGAASALTGYLSYTDLYCRFAECCREEQRLNASALKLELEEKLFGQHLATEVILKALTGFKNNKNPKKPLTLSLHGWAGTGKNFVSQIVAENLHSKGLKSNFVHLFVSTLHFPHEQQIKLYQDQLQGWIRGNVSACASSVFIFDEMDKLHPGVIDAIKPFLDYYEEVDGVSYRKAIFIFLSNAGGDLITKIALDFWRAGRKREDIQLKDLEPVLSVGVFNNKHSGLWHSGLIDRNLIDYFIPFLPLEYRHVKMCVRAEMRARGSAIDEDIVTRVAEEMTFFPKSEKIYSDKGCKTVQSRLDFH